In Perca fluviatilis chromosome 18, GENO_Pfluv_1.0, whole genome shotgun sequence, one genomic interval encodes:
- the tpd52l1 gene encoding tumor protein D53 isoform X13, producing METRQQGFLDSEPLREADEDMASEVNLNNSIMTEEEREEIQQELAKLEEEISTLKQVLSSKEKQHAELKQKLGATSLYELRNNLSRGWHDMQTSTAYKKTSETLSTAGQKTSAAFSTLGSAITRKFGDMRNSPSFKSFEEKVETTVSTIKTKVGGTGTAGSFEEVLSSAANASSQDTPTINLTDSSERPC from the exons ATGGAGACTAGACAACAAG GTTTCCTGGACTCTGAGCCATTGAGAGAGGCTGATGAAGATATGGCCTCAGAAGTCAACCTAAACAACTCCATCATGacggaggaggagagagaggagattcAGCAAGAGTTAGCTAAA ctggaggaggagatcAGTACGTTGAAGCAGGTTTTGTCGTCCAAAGAGAAGCAGCACGCAGAGCTCAAACAGAAGCTGGGCGCGACTTCTCTGTACGAGCTCAGGAACAACCTCAGTAGAGGCTGGCACGACATGCAGACCTCCACGGC CTATAAGAAGACATCCGAGACGCTGTCCACAGCAGGACAGAAAACCTCAGCCGCCTTCAGCACACTGGGCAGCGCCATCACCAGGAAGTTCGGGGACATGAG AAACTCTCCCAGCTTCAAGTCTTTTGAGGAGAAAGTCGAGACTACAGTGTCCACCATCAAG ACAAAGGTTGGGGGTACAGGGACCGCAGGCAGCTTTGAGGAAGTCCTCTCCTCCGCAGCAAATGCCAGCTCTCAAGACACGCCCACTATCAACTTGACGGACAGCTCTGAGAGGCCGTGTTAG